From Thermodesulforhabdaceae bacterium:
TTACTATTGCGATGATTGTTAAAGAGTCAGTAAGTTTTCCTACAAAACCAGCTACAATGGCGGCTCCTATAAGGACTATAATTAAAAAGTCTGTAAACTGTTGAAGAAGCATCAAAATAGGGGACCTTTTTTTCTTTTCTTCTAACTCGTTAGGACCAAATTCCTGAAGTCTTTTACTGGCTTCTTCTGATGAAAGCCCTTCTTTAGAAGAATTGAGAAGCCTAAAAATTTCATCTATTTCCATCTGATGCCAAAGTTCCATAGGTTCCATCACCTTCTTATTGTGGAGTTTCTGTTTTTCAACCTGGGAAACAATCCCTGGAGCTATTACCATAACTGGCTGGCTGATACAACTTGCATCCTTTTATTACTATGAAATACTATATTCGCCCTTTAAAGTGCCCATGTTAAGCGCTTGAGCAACTCTCAGGAATAGAAGGTCAAAAAATTTTTCACGGATTCATGGCTGAATGCTTTCTTTATGACCCATAACAAGAAAAAAGAGAAAAAGGATTTTATAATTCCCCATTTAGCAAAGAATTTCTAATCTCCTCAGTTTTTATGAGGGGGTTTTAAAATTAAAAATTTAGATGTAAATTTATTATTGGGTTCTAAGAAGAGCTGGAACGATTCCGGGGTTTTAACGCTGAAGATGGTGCCAAAATAAAATGCGGTGCGCAGCATCCACAAGATGCCGTTCAACACCTCCCGGGGATTCCTCCAGGGACGACCCCGCCTGCCGGTCGGGATGCGCTATTCTTCAGGTAAGAGTGGCTCCAACACCGCCCACTGTTCATCCGTAAGATCCATCATTCACACATCTATCGTAACGAATCATGGTAGTGGGTATACTACACACCAATTTCGGGTATTTATGAGATAACTTCTAGTTTTACTTTTCAGCGGAACAATCTGGTAAAATTATTGGTTTGATCTGGGGTTTGGATCTGCTGGTCAGGATCGCTAAGTCCGTATTTTTTCAATTTTCGCCATAGGGTAGTCCTAGAAAGTCCCAGAATTTTAGCTGCCTTACCAAGTTGATGGTTTGTAAAAGAAAGGACTTTACGAATATGCTCTTTTTCTATTTCTTCCAAAGAAGAAAGTTGGCGGTTTGATATCATGCCATATTCTTGAAGATCTGGGGGAAGATCAGATAAGGTAATAACATCTGATTCTGCTAGAGCAACTGATCTTTCTATAATATTTCCCAACTCTCTGACATTTCCCGGATAAGAATAGGACATAAGAACAGCCTTGGCTTCTGGGCTGATTCCCGCAATCTTCTTTCCAAATTTATGGCTGAATTGATTAATAAAATGCTGGACTAGCAGGGGAATGTCCTCCTTACGCTCACTTAGTGGTGGGAGATTTATCTGAACAACATTCAGTCTGAAATATAAATCTTCACGAAATTCACCTTCAAGAACTGCCTTTTTAAGATCCTTATTGGTTGCGGCAATGAATCGGACATCAAGCTGAATCGGGCGATTTCCTCCAACACGCATAATAACTTTTTCCTGAATAACACGTAAAAGCTTTCCTTGCATAGAGAGAGGCATATCCCCAATTTCGTCCATAAAAACCGTTCCGCGATTGGCGGTTTCAAGAATACCAATTTTTGTGGCCACTGCTCCGGTAAAGGCACCTCGCTCGTATCCAAACAATTCGCTCGCTATGAGTTCTTCTGTAAATCCCCCACAGTTAAAAGCTACAAATGGACGGTCTCTTCGAGGACTTTCACGATGGATCAATCGAGCCACAAGTTCTTTTCCAGTTCCGCTCTCACCTTGAATTAGAACATTGCAATCAAGGGGAGCAACTTTACGAATAAGCCGAAAAACTTCTTTCATTGGAGGGCTTATACCTATCATCTCCCCCCATCCTTCCACAGGATCAAGACGGCTTTTGAGCTGTCTGTTTTCCCGGCGAAGACTCTGCTGTTCAAAGACTTTACGGGCAAGATTTCTTATTTCTTCAAGTCTCAATGGTTTAGCCACATAATGAAAGGCTCCTTTTTTGATAGCCTCGACTGCATTACCTATGGAAGCATATCCAGTGATCATTATAACTTCTGTGTTTGGTTGTCGGATCTTAACCTGTTCCAATACTTCCATCCCATTAATACCTGGTAGCATTATATCCAGAAAGACCAGGTCATATTGAGTCACGCTCAGCTCCTTGAGAAACTCTTCGCCACTTGAAAAGACATCCACAGTGTAGCCTTCTTTTTCCAAAAGGCTGCGAAGTCGTTTCTGGACAATTATCTCATCATCAACCAATGCGACATACAACATAGATACTATTTTTCACCTCTCTTCGTTAGTTTTAATCATCATTTTCTCTATAAGCAGGCAAAACAACCGTAAACTTGGAACCTTTTCCTCTTTCACTCTCGACCTCTATTCGTCCCCCGTGCTTTTCAATTATACCGTAACTTACCGAAAGCCCCAATCCGGTTCCCTTCCCTACCTGCTTAGTCGTGTAAAATGGATCGAATATATAGGGAAGATCTTTGGGATCGATCCCTACACCGGTGTCGATCACATCAACCTTTATCCATTTCCCATCTTTAGACAAAGACGCTCGCAAAGTTAAATTGCCACCTCCGGGCATAGCTTGAATTGCGTTGATGATGAGATTGAGAAACACCTGTTGCAAGCCCTTTCTGTCTCCATAAACCAGCGGAAGATTTGGTGGAAAATCTTTATCGACCTGAATTCCTGCAAGAGAAAGCTGATTTCTAACAAGCTTGAGAGTATATTCAACAGCGGACGCAATTGAAAGGGGCTCAAACTGAGGATATTCGGAGCGAGAAAAATCTAGAAGTCCTTTTACAATTTCAGAAGCTCTATCTGCCTGTGAGATAATATCATTAATAAGGCTCATAACTTCCTTAGCATCGAGATTATGGAATTCCTCCCTGAGAGTTTCAGCTGTAAGAACAATATTATTAATGGGGTTGTTCAATTCATGAGCAATACCGGCTGTTAATGTTCCAACGGCGGCCATTTTTTTAGACTGAGCAAGCTGTTCCTGGCGTATTTCAAGCTCTCTCACCATACGGTTAAAAGCTTGAAATAGAGCTTCAAATTCTTCGGGATGAGGACCCGATTCTGGAATGGGGGTAAAATCACCACTAGCAATTTTATCCATAGCTTTTTTCATAAGAAGCAATGGTTCAACGAAAATTCTGGCTAAATAGAAGGCTATGACAATACCCAGTGCCAGGAATATTCCAATGGAGCCCAAGAAAAGGTGGATTGTTCGCTTAAAGAGTTCATCAATTCTAGATCTTTCTTCTATCTCCCAGCGTTCCGCTATACCAAGAAGTTTTTGCCCATAATTTCGAAGCGAATCTTCTAAAGCTAAAAGATCTGCTCCTGAAAGAGTCTTTTCAGAAGAGTTCATCAATTCAACAAGGATGTTTTGATATTTTTTAATGAGTTCTGGAAATTCAGCCACCGTGGAATCTTTCTTTAGTTTCATAACATCCTTTTCGTAAATCAGGTAAAGTTCCTCAACCTTGGAAGCATAATTAATTGCTTCCTGAATGCTTTTGAATTGATGGTAAAGAAAGAAGTTTTTTTCATACCGACGCATCTCTAAAAGATCGTAAAGAACGTTGTGGGTAAATTCCAAAAGTTTCAATCTATGACCAATCTCTAAGTGAGCCTGGAAGCTTAGAGCGGCAAAAACGATAACCGATGTCAGGCTAAACAAGAAAGCCGATATAATTCTCCGGCGAATTTTGAAAGGAACTTTCTCCATAATTTTTCTCCTTTTAATCCTGTCAAACCACAACGAACTTTCTTTCTGTTCTAAAGGAGCAACTTTGATACCACTAGCTGTTTACGCAAGTCTCCAGTAATATTAATTGCAGGTTTTATCAGAAAAACATCACTTGACTTTAAGAAAAGGGATCATCCTGGGACGTTTTAGATTGGTCTAAATTGATACACAGTTCACATTTAAACCCTTCAACGAATTTTTCGTTTCATTATTAAACATCTACTATCCCATGACAAATGCGGCTTATTAGCAAATATTTTTTTCAATTTTTCACCATGAAACACATAATAAGGCTTCTTAATACCAAGACAAAACCATTTCTTCAGCACTTTTTCTGCTTAGATCTTAAGTTTTTCCCGAACATATCCTGGCAAAAAGTTAAGGAACAGAAATTGAAGTCTAATCACAGTGTATATAAAAAGGAGGCTCTTACAGGTGGTTTCAATGAAGAAGAAAGTTCTTCTAGCAATTGACATGAATTACCCTACCCTGTGGGCAGCATCTTATGCTTTGCATCTCACATCTCGCCTTAACTTTGCTCTCGCTTTAATGATGGTATTTCCAGAAACTCAGCAAAATCGCCCTTTGAGTCTAGACGAAAACATCCGTCTATGGCTTAGCAGATTCAGAGAAGAATGTAACAAGGAAAACGTACCAATTGAGGTGTTTATAAGTTGTGGGGAATTTCTCGAGGAAATAGTCAGATTTTCTAATTCCAAAAGTTACGTTCAATTTATCGTAATCGGCGTCTCAAACGAAATTCAAATAGATACTCTGACAAAACACGCTCAAACCTTTCAAAATTTGCATCAACAGCAGGGGGTGGACATCCTCCTTGTATGGGCACATGGCAAAGTAAAAAGGTTAACGGAATTGTATCGAAAAGAAAACCTTTAAGAGGAGGAGGAAAACCAAAATGTCACTAAATCTCTATCTGCCTCTCGCAGGCAACAGTATCAACATTTTACTGCTTTTTGGACTAGGAGGATTAGTAGGATTCTTATCAGGTCTTTTTGGTGTAGGTGGAGGTTTCCTGATGACTCCCTTACTTATAATGGCGGGGGTCCCACCTACTATTGCAGCTGCTTCTGATTCCAACCAGATAGTTGCAGCATCAACTTCCGGAACTTACGCTCACTGGCGCCTGGGCAATGTGGACTTCAAAATGGGAATCTGCCTGCTTATTGGGGGCATCACTGGTGGAACTTTAGGAGTATATTTAATCAAAATACTTCGGAGCTTAGGAAATGCGGATTTTGTTATCAAAATTACTTACGTAGTCATGCTTGGAATAATCGGGAGCTACATGTTCGTCGAAAGTCTTCAGAGCATGCGAAAAAAATCGGTTTCAAAATCATCTAAAAAAACATCTGGTGAGCCTCCTAAGCCCTCTCTGTACACTCGGTTTGTCCAGTCTCTCCCATATCAGATGAAATTTGAAAAATCCGGTATCACGGTATCCCCTCTGTTGCCTATCATTTTAGGTGCTCTGGTCGGCATACTTGCAGCAATTATGGGCGTGGGAGGCGGTTTCATCATGGTGCCCGTTATGGTTTACATGCTCAGGATGCCCATGCATGTTGTGGTAGGAACAAGTCTTTTTCAAATACTTTTCACCTGTATCAATGTTACCATTATGCAAGCTATAGCCAACCATACTGTTGACGTGGTCCTCGCTTTCATTCTGCTCCTTGGCTCTACTATAGGTGCTCAATTTGGAGTCAAGCTCAACAAAAGGCTCAAAGCCGATCAACTCAAAATTTTACTCGCATCTATTGTCTTACTTGTAATGGTTCAAATGCTGTTAAGTCTTGCAATCACCCCAAAGCTTATTCTCAGTTACAAAGGAGGACATTAACTATGAAAAGTTTTTTCCGAAGAAAATTTTACCTGATCTTGGATATATTAATCATTCTTGCTGTGGCACCAGGTTCTCAGGGTATCTCCTTAGCAGAAAGTTTATTTACCGTTCAACCCAGCCAAATTGAAATTGGTGCTTTTTTCAATGGTGAATCTCTTTCGGTTCAAGCAGAAATTCCCTCATCTGCCCAGGCAGTTATTGAAATTATCGGGCAAAATTCTGAAGAACGCCTTATGAAAAAAGGAAGGCGTGGTGGTTTATGGATGAACGTAGGGGAGATCCACGTAACAGGCGCTCCATCCCTTTACATAGCCGCAAGTACAGAACCTCAGATTCTAGAAGATCCTCCAGAAAGTGCATCCTGGGGATATCCTGTTGTTACGAAGGAAATCAAATTTTCCGGGCAGGTAAGTGAAAATGAAAAAGAGAAACTTATACAGGATTTCCTGAAACTCAAAGAACATTATGGCGTTTATAAAATTTTACCAGCTCACATAAAAAACACCAAATTGGCGGACGGACACAAAAAAATAGACGCTGTAATTCCCACTCCTAGCTCAATAAAACCAGGAACATACAAGGTCTGTCTTACTATAATTGACCAGCCTGAAAAGCAGAAAATCGCAAAGAAGTGCCAGGATCTAAAGGTGGTTATGGTAGGATTTCCTGCAATTCTTGCTACGCTCGCTTATCAGCATAGTGCTCTTTACGGAATTATGGCTGTCATCATTGCCATTATTACAGGTTTCGCCGTAGGTTATGTTTTCAAAAAAGGTGGTGGAGGTGGACATTGACCGTGGTGTTTAGAGTAGTTCAAAATTTTTTAAATCGCTTTAAGAAACCCAAGATTGTTTCTATAGATATTGCTCAAATTTTTGAACATTTTCAAAAATTACTTCAAAATAACCAGAGAGTTATGGAACTCATTGCCGATCTCGGTGAAAAAAGCGGAGGTGAATATGTTTTCGATCGCAAATATCTTGTTGATATGGTAGAAGAGCTTCACTCACTACTTCTTCATATGGTTCAAGAATTAAACTTCATTTCCTCCAATAAATACCTAGCTCTTTACACCTCGCTTGATCGTATTATTACTCAGCTAGAGACAGAACTCAGAGGAAGGCTTAGTTTTGGTCAAGAAACGCCTATTGCAGTAGCCTTAGATAAAGCTCCTTTAGATCGTCCCGAACTCATAGGCGGAAAAGCAAATACTTTAGCAATCATATATTGCAATCTTAAACTCCCTATTCCACCCAACGGACTGGTAATTACTACTCGAGCATACCAGTTATTTCTGGAAGCTAACGCATTAGAAGACCGTATTTATGCCTTGTTGGAATCATGGGTAAATGGTGAAAGAGACGAACACAGCACTTCACGTCAGATTAGATATCACATTCTTGCCGGCATTATTCCAAAAGAAATCAGCAAAGAAATAGAACAGTGGGTTGATAAAAGGGACTTGCCAAAAAGGTGGGCTGTTAGAAGTAGCGCCTACGGAGAAAATGGAGAGCTTAGTTTTGCTGGTATCCACGAAACTATGCTCAACGTGCCCCCTAAGGAAATCCCATACGCCTACAAGAGAGTTCTTGCAAGCCTTTATTCCCCAGAAGCTCTTGTATATCGAAGAAAAATGAACATGTTGAGCGAAGAAGCAGCCATGGCCGTTATAATACAGGAAATGGTTCACAGTAAAGTAAGTGGAGTTATCCACACGGTGGACGTAAGCGGAGAAAACCCGGACAGCCTTGTAATCTATGCATCATGGGGACTTGGTCGCACAGTAGTTGAAGGAAGAGACGTCGTTGATAGGTTTATTGTGGAAAAGGTAGCACCATATAACATCCTTAAAAAGGAAATAGCTACGAAAACTATTTCTATAAAGCCAGCCGGTATAAGCGGAGAAAAAGAAGAAATGCTGACCGAGGAAAATCGAGAACTCCCTACCCTTTCTGAAAAGGACATCGTCCAACTTGTAAAATGGGCTCTGACACTTGAACGATATTTCAAATATCCTCAGGAGATTGAATGGGCAATAGACCAGAATGGGGAATATGTTATCCTCCAATCCCGCCGTCTTGTCATTCCCAGGGAAAAGGAATTCTCCCAGCAAAACATAACCACTCTTTGTGACCAATATCCTATCCTTTTTAAGGACGTAGGAATGGTGGTTCATTCAGGGGTAGGAAGTGGAGTGGTGGCAAAGATAAGCTCTGATAGTGACATGGAAAATTTCCCGGAAGGAGGGGTTTTGGTTACAAAATTTACGGCGCCATGGTTGGCTCGCATAGTCCCGAAGGCATCAGCAATTATTGCAGAAAGAGGATCCGCGGCGGGTCATCTTGCCACGATTGCCAGAGAATTCCGGGTTCCAACGCTCGTGGGAGTGGAAGGAGCTACCGAACGTTTACAAAATGGGCAAGTAATCACTGTAGATGCCAAATCCCGCATTATTTACTCTGGAAGAGTTAAGGAACTTCTTTCCTACGAACTTGTTGCCGAGCCATTTCCATTTGAAGACACACCGGAATTTAGGCTTTTAAGGAGGCTTTACCGCCGTATTGCTCCTTTACACCTGATAGACCCATCATCCCCCGACTTTACTCCTGAGGGTTGCCGGTCAGTTCACGACATGGTGCGGTTTATCCACGAAAAAGCTGTGGAAGAACTTATAAATCTTCCAAAATTACTTCAGAAAAGTAGTGGAGTCCATGTATATACACTTGAATCAGAAATTCCGCTCGGATTAAAAATTCTAGATCTTGGAGGAGGTATAGATCCCAGAGTCATAGAAACTGGCAGACTAAGACCACAGGATATCCGATCAGTCCCATTAAAAGCTCTCTGGAGCGGTTTATCTGCCCCAGGTGTATGGAGCACTGAACCTGTTTCAGTAGATTTTACGGGTATGATGTCGAGTCTTACCAAAACTCCTTCGGAAGCCTCTGCCATCACATCTCCCACTCAGTTCAATCTGGCGGTAATAAGTCAGACTTACATGAATCTTCATTTACATCTTGGATACCATTTCAACATGATAGACACCAGAGTAGAGCCTGATTCCTATCACAACTATATTTATTTCAGATTCGTCGGCGGGGTAACGGATAATGCTCGAAGATCAAGAAGAGCTAAATTGATAAGCACTATTCTTTCCAGATATCATTTCAAAGTAGATCTTAAGGAAGACCTGGTAGTGGCGCGAGTATTGCACCTCGGTGAAGAAGACATGATACGACGTCTCCAGATGCTTGGTAGACTTATCGGATTTACCAGACAGCTGGATATACAGTTACAAAGTGATGAAGATATAACAAATTTTATAAAAGCTTTTTATGAGTTTGAATATTGCCATTAAGGAGGAACACCAATGGAAAGACCACTGAAAATTTTAATCTTAGATGACGAACCCATAGTTTGTAAAAGGCTTCAGCCGGCTTTAGAGAAGCTCGGCTATGAAGTGGAAAGCTTTACTGACAGCGTCGAAGCTACCAGACGCATCCAGGAAACATCCTACGACATTGTTATAACAGACCTAAAAATGAAAGAAATTGATGGCATGAGGTTTCTCGAAGAAGTCAAAAGCCGTTATCCAAAAACCGAGGTAATAGTGATCACTGGTTTTGCCACAATGGAGACGGCAAAACAATCCTTCCGAAAAGGGGTATTTGACTTCATTGCTAAGCCATTCAAGCTTGGAGAACTTCAAGAGGTCGTCAACCGGGCGGCAGCAAAAATCCGAGGAGAGTCATAACCCCGAAACACTTAGAAATTTGCGAAAGGAGTAATTATGATCAAAACACTTGTCTCAATAGAAGTGGATCTTGCATCAAATATGGCAATAAGATACGCTTGTCATTTAGGTAATATTATCCCCATGGAATTATATCCTGTTTATGTTAAGTATCCCGAATTCCCTATAACTGGCGCGGGATGGGCTCGACGCACATGGGAACGAGAAATGATAACAAAAGGACGAGAAGAAATTCAAGAAATGCTGGAAGCGGAGATGGATTCATGTCCCGTGCTTAAAGAACCTCGAGTTGTTTATGGTGACAGAGATACAGAGCTTTTGAAAATCCTGGAAGAAGAATCCTTCGATCTTTACATTGAAGGAGCTCCTTATCCCTTTAACCCTACAACTATTACCCAAAGACTTCACCGAAAACTTTATGAGCGAATCAATATCCCTTTCATATGGCTAAGAGTTATAAAAAAAGTTAATCAAATCCTGGTATTGGCTAACCATGAAAAGGCTGTTAAAACTATCGTGCCGGTTATATCCAGGCTGATGTCAGGCTCCCGCATCCCAATACATCTAGGAATCCTGAACAAAAATGTTGCAGAAGCCGTTGCTACCGCTAAAGATGAATTGATCAATGCCGCTCATGATGTAGCCATCAAAGAAATAATTGAAGCTGCACCCCAGGAAGTCACAAAAGACTACGGGATGGTAGCTGCCAGTATGGAAAGAACTATCAAAAAAGACCATCCATTCCTCCAGTGGATTGCCCAGGTAAAATCTCCCATAGCAGTAATGTTAGCAAACACCACGTAAAACAAAAGGAGGAAGGTCATGAAAATATTATTCGCCTGTGATGAACACCCTTACAGTAACTTTGCTCTGAAGGAAGCTATGCGTTTAGCTTATAATACATGGGCAGACGTTACGATCCTGGGCATTATACCTTCAATGCCATCAGATTCAACCCTTATGGAAAGCCACCCCATAGTGCGAGCTCTTACATCATATCGGCAGACTTTTCTGGAAAATTCGCCTTCGGAGGAATCCCCCTACGAACCCAAGCTCTGGCGTTATGAATGGTTTCCCCTACAAAAAGGAAAGCTCTGGGAGGAAATGCTTATAAAGAAAGGTGCCAAAAGGGATCTAAGAGTAAGAATCAGAGCGGGTAATGAAGCAGACGAAATAATTGAAGAAGCTCAAGAAGAAGGAAGCGATCTCATAGTGATTGGATGCACAGGGGGATCTCAATGTATCTGGCAAAACGCTCCTTCCGTTCCTCAAAAGGTTGTAAACGAAGCTTCTTGCTCCGTGCTTCTTGTCAAGGAAAATCAGCCCATCACTCGTATTCTCGCCTGCCTTGACCAAAGCTACATAAGTCAGGACTCTCTTGAAATGATCAATCAGATGGCAACCATACATGGAGCCTCACTGCAACTAATTGGACTAACTCAAGAAGGAACCATGAAAAAAGATGTGTATCGAAGACTTATAGAAATCGGCGATTATTATGAAGATAGAGAAATCCCCGTTACTACTCAACTCACAGAAATCACTGAATTCGAGGGTTTTATCGAAAAGGAACTTCGCCAGGATCTTGTGGCTCTATGGATGGGCAAAAAATCTCTTCTAGATCGTTTCTTCCCCAGGGATTGGGTGGGGCGTTTTGTCAGTAAATGTCAAACATCGGTTCTTGTGTTGAGATAAATAAAATATGCAAGTGAGGTGTTGCCATGATGAAAATTTTAGTAGCCGTAGATAAGACAGAAGAATCCCAATTAGCTTTGCGATATGCTTGCCACTTAATGGAGCATTTCCCCGCTCATGTTGACGCATTATACGTAAAACCGGACGTTATAGATATTATCGCTGAAGGGGGCGGATATATGCCTTTTGCTTCAAGAAGCGATGTGGAACGAGAAATTGAAAAGGAAGCAGAAAAAACCATCGAACAGATCATCGAATCATGCGAAATCTGCCTTGGTGGAAAGATTCCGTGTAATCCTCTGGTGGCAGTTGGCGAACCGGCTGAAGAGATTCTGAGAGTAGCTGATGAAGGAAATTACGATATGATAATACTGGGTGCTCAGAGTCATTCCGGAGTTCGAGAACTACTGCTTGGAGCCGTGCAAGCCAAGATACTTCACCATGCAAAGCAACCTGTTCTAATTCTTAGAAATTTCCGCCCCATTCAGAAAATTATGGTAGCTTATAGGGGGTCTCAATGTGATCAGGGAGCATTAGAATTCATTGGTCGTATGTTTGCCGAGAAAAAACCCGAAATTACCATAATGCACGTCCAGGAAACCAGTTGGGGAGAACCGGATGAATTCGCCGAAACATGTCTCCTGAAAGGTTATCAGACTCTCAGCAAATACGGCTACACACCAATAAACAAAAGAACAAAGGGAGATTTCGTAGAAGAAATTCTAAAAGCGGTTGCTGTGGAGCGCTATGATCTCCTAGTGTTGGGAGCCTATGGACACAAACAACCAAAATATATTCAGCTTATAAGTGACGAAGCTTTAAACCTTGTAAGGCTTACAACCAGACCTGTACTGGTTTACCGGTAAATGTTGATATCATGAAAAACTTAGAGCTAAAGTCAAAAAACCGAAAGCCAGGGGCAGGACTCAAACCGGCAATTATTCGAGAGTTCTGCCCCAAAAGTCTTGAAACCGGGCTCGGGTATAAACTTTAGCCCACTCAGGGTAAAATCAGACTTGACTTCCCTAATCGAAAGACTCCTTTGCTTCAAGTGCCATAGCAATTTTCTTCTTGAGTTCCGTCAAATCGAAACTTTTTACCACATAAAAATCCGCCGCCATGGATTTAGTATCTTCTTTAAAAGTGTCATAGGCTGTAGAAAGTATGACAGGAAGATCGTAGAATTTAGCTCGAATATCCTGAAGTAGATCCAAGCCGTTGTAATCGACCATCTTTATGTCAAGCACGACAAGATCCGGTTTTTCCTTTTCAATAAGTTCAAGGAGTTTATATCCACTTTCGGCTGTTATGACATCATAGCCTGCATCTCGGAGTTCTTCCGAGTATAACAACCTGATGTGCTCTTCATCATCCACGACGAGAATTTTTGCCATTTTAACAACCTCCGTATATTTTTAAGCTGCCGAGCGGCACTCAAAAAGAGAATTCCACAAAACCTCTCGTTATTATTTCTAAGTCCAATAAAGTTTATCGGGTATTAAGTTCTGTCATAGTGAGTAATTTTCCCAAAAAACAGAATCATATCGTAAGTAAAGACCTTTCCACCAAAGACAGTTATCATTTTAAACCAAACAATTATCCACTGGTGTTCTCAAGCCATTTTCCAGCGGCTTATCAAATAAGACTTGTTTTCTTCAAAC
This genomic window contains:
- a CDS encoding universal stress protein, which gives rise to MMKILVAVDKTEESQLALRYACHLMEHFPAHVDALYVKPDVIDIIAEGGGYMPFASRSDVEREIEKEAEKTIEQIIESCEICLGGKIPCNPLVAVGEPAEEILRVADEGNYDMIILGAQSHSGVRELLLGAVQAKILHHAKQPVLILRNFRPIQKIMVAYRGSQCDQGALEFIGRMFAEKKPEITIMHVQETSWGEPDEFAETCLLKGYQTLSKYGYTPINKRTKGDFVEEILKAVAVERYDLLVLGAYGHKQPKYIQLISDEALNLVRLTTRPVLVYR
- a CDS encoding response regulator, which codes for MAKILVVDDEEHIRLLYSEELRDAGYDVITAESGYKLLELIEKEKPDLVVLDIKMVDYNGLDLLQDIRAKFYDLPVILSTAYDTFKEDTKSMAADFYVVKSFDLTELKKKIAMALEAKESFD